One genomic segment of Pongo pygmaeus isolate AG05252 chromosome 19, NHGRI_mPonPyg2-v2.0_pri, whole genome shotgun sequence includes these proteins:
- the DNAJC7 gene encoding dnaJ homolog subfamily C member 7 isoform X2: MCPKNASYYGNRAATLMMLGRFREALGDAQQSVRLDDSFVRGHLREGKCHLSLGNAMAACRSFQRALELDHKNAQAQQEFKNANAVMEYEKIAETDFEKRDFRKVVFCMDRALEFAPACHRFKILKAECLAMLGRYPEAQSVASDILRMDSTNADALYVRGLCLYYEDCIEKAVQFFVQALRMAPDHEKACIACRNAKALKAKKEDGNKAFKEGNYKLAYELYTEALGIDPNNIKTNAKLYCNRGTVNSKLRKLDDAIEDCTNAVKLDDTYIKAYLRRAQCYMDTEQYEEAVRDYEKVYQTEKTKEHKQLLKNAQLELKKSKRKDYYKILGVDKNASEDEIKKAYRKRALMHHPDRHSGASAEVQKEEEKKFKEVGEAFTILSDPKKKTRYDSGQDLDEEGMNMGDFDPNNIFKAFFGGPGGFSFEASGPGNFFFQFG; encoded by the exons ATGTGTCCTAAAAATGCTAGCTATTATGGTAATCGAGCAGCCACCTTGATGATGCTTGGAAGGTTCCGGGAAGCTCTTGGAGATGCACAACAGTCAGTGAGGTTGGATGACAGTTTTGTCCGG GGACATCTACGAGAGGGCAAGTGCCACCTCTCTCTAGGGAATGCCATGGCAGCATGTCGCAGCTTCCAGAGAGCCCTAGAACTGGATCATAAAAATGCTCAGGCACAACAAGAG TTCAAGAATGCTAATGCAGTCATGGAATATGAGAAAATAGCAGAAACAGATTTTGAGAAGCGAGATTTTCGGAAG GTTGTTTTCTGCATGGACCGTGCCCTAGAATTTGCCCCTGCCTGCCATCGCTTCAAAATCCTCAAGGCAGAATGTTTAGCAATGCTGGGTCGTTATCCAGAAGCACAGTCTGTGGCTAG TGACATTCTACGAATGGATTCCACCAATGCAGATGCTCTGTATGTACGAGGTCTTTGCCTTTATTACGAAGATTGTATTGAGAAGGCAGTTCAGTTTTTCGTACAGGCTCTCAGGATGGCTCCTGACCACGAGAAGGCCTGCATTGCCTGCAGA AATGCCAAAGCACTCAAAGCAAAGAAGGAAGATGGGAATAAAGCATTTAAGGAAGGAAATTACAAACTAGCATATGAACTGTACACAGAAGCCCTGGGGATAGACCCcaacaatataaaaacaaatgctaAACTCTACTGTAATCGGGGTACGGTTAATTCCAAG cTTAGGAAACTAGATGATGCAATAGAAGACTGCACAAATGCAGTGAAGCTTGATGACACTTACATAAAAGCCTACTTGAGAAGAGCTCAGTG TTACATGGACACAGAACAGTATGAAGAAGCAGTACGAGACTATGAAAAAGTATATcagacagagaaaacaaaag AACACAAACAGCTCCTAAAAAATGCGCAGCTGGAACTGAAGAAGAGTAAGAGGAAAGATTACTACAAGATTCTAGGAGTGGACAAGAATGCCTCTGAGGACGAGATCAAGAAAGCTTATCGGAAACGGGCCTTGATGCACCATCCAG ATCGGCATAGTGGAGCCAGTGCTGAGGttcagaaggaggaagagaagaagttcAAGGAAGTTGGAGAGGCCTTTACTATCCTCTCTGATCCCAAGAAAAAGACTCGCTATGACAGTGGACAGGACCTAGATGAGGAGGGCATGAATATGGGTG ATTTTGATCCAAACAATATCTTCAAGGCATTCTTTGGCGGTCCTGGCGGCTTCAGCTTTGAAG cATCTGGTCCAGggaatttcttttttcaatttggCTAA
- the DNAJC7 gene encoding dnaJ homolog subfamily C member 7 isoform X1, which produces MAAAAECDVVMAATEPELLDDQEAKREAETFKEQGNAYYAKKDYNEAYNYYTKAIDMCPKNASYYGNRAATLMMLGRFREALGDAQQSVRLDDSFVRGHLREGKCHLSLGNAMAACRSFQRALELDHKNAQAQQEFKNANAVMEYEKIAETDFEKRDFRKVVFCMDRALEFAPACHRFKILKAECLAMLGRYPEAQSVASDILRMDSTNADALYVRGLCLYYEDCIEKAVQFFVQALRMAPDHEKACIACRNAKALKAKKEDGNKAFKEGNYKLAYELYTEALGIDPNNIKTNAKLYCNRGTVNSKLRKLDDAIEDCTNAVKLDDTYIKAYLRRAQCYMDTEQYEEAVRDYEKVYQTEKTKEHKQLLKNAQLELKKSKRKDYYKILGVDKNASEDEIKKAYRKRALMHHPDRHSGASAEVQKEEEKKFKEVGEAFTILSDPKKKTRYDSGQDLDEEGMNMGDFDPNNIFKAFFGGPGGFSFEASGPGNFFFQFG; this is translated from the exons GGAAGCAGAGACTTTCAAGGAACAAGGAAATGCATACTATGCCAAGAAAGATTACAATGAAGCTTATAATTATTATACAAAAGCCATAG ATATGTGTCCTAAAAATGCTAGCTATTATGGTAATCGAGCAGCCACCTTGATGATGCTTGGAAGGTTCCGGGAAGCTCTTGGAGATGCACAACAGTCAGTGAGGTTGGATGACAGTTTTGTCCGG GGACATCTACGAGAGGGCAAGTGCCACCTCTCTCTAGGGAATGCCATGGCAGCATGTCGCAGCTTCCAGAGAGCCCTAGAACTGGATCATAAAAATGCTCAGGCACAACAAGAG TTCAAGAATGCTAATGCAGTCATGGAATATGAGAAAATAGCAGAAACAGATTTTGAGAAGCGAGATTTTCGGAAG GTTGTTTTCTGCATGGACCGTGCCCTAGAATTTGCCCCTGCCTGCCATCGCTTCAAAATCCTCAAGGCAGAATGTTTAGCAATGCTGGGTCGTTATCCAGAAGCACAGTCTGTGGCTAG TGACATTCTACGAATGGATTCCACCAATGCAGATGCTCTGTATGTACGAGGTCTTTGCCTTTATTACGAAGATTGTATTGAGAAGGCAGTTCAGTTTTTCGTACAGGCTCTCAGGATGGCTCCTGACCACGAGAAGGCCTGCATTGCCTGCAGA AATGCCAAAGCACTCAAAGCAAAGAAGGAAGATGGGAATAAAGCATTTAAGGAAGGAAATTACAAACTAGCATATGAACTGTACACAGAAGCCCTGGGGATAGACCCcaacaatataaaaacaaatgctaAACTCTACTGTAATCGGGGTACGGTTAATTCCAAG cTTAGGAAACTAGATGATGCAATAGAAGACTGCACAAATGCAGTGAAGCTTGATGACACTTACATAAAAGCCTACTTGAGAAGAGCTCAGTG TTACATGGACACAGAACAGTATGAAGAAGCAGTACGAGACTATGAAAAAGTATATcagacagagaaaacaaaag AACACAAACAGCTCCTAAAAAATGCGCAGCTGGAACTGAAGAAGAGTAAGAGGAAAGATTACTACAAGATTCTAGGAGTGGACAAGAATGCCTCTGAGGACGAGATCAAGAAAGCTTATCGGAAACGGGCCTTGATGCACCATCCAG ATCGGCATAGTGGAGCCAGTGCTGAGGttcagaaggaggaagagaagaagttcAAGGAAGTTGGAGAGGCCTTTACTATCCTCTCTGATCCCAAGAAAAAGACTCGCTATGACAGTGGACAGGACCTAGATGAGGAGGGCATGAATATGGGTG ATTTTGATCCAAACAATATCTTCAAGGCATTCTTTGGCGGTCCTGGCGGCTTCAGCTTTGAAG cATCTGGTCCAGggaatttcttttttcaatttggCTAA